In one window of Hevea brasiliensis isolate MT/VB/25A 57/8 chromosome 10, ASM3005281v1, whole genome shotgun sequence DNA:
- the LOC110670502 gene encoding protein SHORT-ROOT-like: MDTLFRLVSLQQSDQSFNNSTSRTSSSSRSSRQNHHYQQEDEECFNFFMDEEDFSSSSSKHYYPYHHQQHTTVTTPTTTTTNTSTPTTHHALESTDFSFSPARDLNFEFSAKWSSDILLETARAIADKNSVRVQQLMWMLNELASPYGDTEQKLASYFLQALFSRMTDSGERCYRTLASASDKTCSFESTRKMVLKFQEVSPWTTFGHVSCNGAIMEAFEGEAKLHIIDISNTYCTQWPTLLEALATRTDETPHLRLTTVVTTKISGGGGDGNGGLAAVQKVMKEIGSRMEKFARLMGVPFKFNVIHHAGDLCDLNLSELNIKDDEALAINCVGSLHSVTSVADRRDYIISSFRRLQPRIITIVEEEADLDVGVDGLDFVRGFQECLRWFRVYFESLEESFSKTSNERLMLERAAGRAVVDLVACPPSDSIERRETATRWSARLHACGFNPVLFSDEVCDDVRALLRRYMEGWSMTQCSDAGIFLCWKDQPVVWASAWRP, from the coding sequence ATGGATACCTTGTTTAGGCTTGTCAGTCTCCAACAATCTGATCAATCTTTCAATAACTCTACCAGCAGAACCTCTAGCAGCTCTAGATCCTCGAGACAAAACCATCACTACCAACAAGAAGACGAAGAATGCTTCAATTTTTTCATGGATGAAGAAGACTTCTCTTCGTCTTCTTCTAAGCATTACTATCCTTATCATCATCAACAACACACCACCGTTACTACCCCTACCACTACCACCACTAATACTAGCACCCCTACTACTCACCATGCCCTTGAATCCACTGACTTCTCTTTCTCACCTGCTCgtgacctaaactttgaattttccGCCAAGTGGTCCTCTGATATCCTCCTCGAAACTGCTCGTGCCATCGCCGATAAAAACAGCGTCCGCGTCCAGCAACTCATGTGGATGCTCAATGAACTCGCCTCCCCTTATGGCGACACCGAACAAAAGCTTGCCTCCTACTTTCTCCAAGCTTTGTTTAGCCGGATGACGGACTCCGGCGAGCGATGCTACCGTACTTTAGCTTCTGCATCGGATAAAACTTGCTCTTTCGAATCTACAAGAAAAATGGTATTGAAGTTTCAAGAGGTGAGTCCTTGGACTACTTTTGGGCACGTATCTTGTAATGGTGCAATCATGGAAGCATTTGAAGGTGAAGCCAAATTGCATATTATTGATATTAGCAACACATATTGCACCCAGTGGCCTACTTTGCTAGAAGCCCTAGCAACCCGCACTGATGAGACACCTCACCTCAGGCTAACCACCGTAGTTACTACCAAAATTAGTGGCGGTGGTGGTGATGGCAACGGAGGTTTAGCTGCAGTCCAGAAGgtaatgaaagaaattggaagcAGAATGGAAAAATTTGCTAGGCTAATGGGCGTTCCATTTAAATTCAATGTCATACACCATGCAGGTGACTTATGTGATCTAAACTTATCTGAATTGAACATTAAAGACGATGAAGCTCTAGCCATAAACTGTGTAGGATCTCTACACTCAGTTACTTCAGTTGCTGATCGTAGAGATTATATTATATCAAGTTTTAGAAGATTGCAACCAAGAATCATCACTATTGTTGAAGAAGAAGCTGATCTTGATGTGGGTGTCGATGGGTTAGACTTCGTAAGGGGTTTTCAAGAATGCTTGAGATGGTTTAGGGTTTATTTTGAGTCATTGGAAGAGAGCTTTTCAAAAACAAGTAACGAAAGGTTGATGCTTGAGAGGGCTGCAGGACGTGCCGTAGTTGACTTGGTGGCATGTCCGCCATCCGATTCTATCGAACGGCGGGAAACGGCCACGCGCTGGTCTGCAAGGTTGCATGCATGTGGTTTTAACCCTGTTTTGTTCAGTGACGAGGTGTGTGATGATGTACGCGCCCTGTTGAGGAGGTATATGGAAGGTTGGTCAATGACACAGTGCAGCGACGCCGGAATATTCCTGTGCTGGAAGGACCAGCCGGTGGTGTGGGCTAGCGCATGGAGGCCTTGA